The following proteins are co-located in the Candidatus Nitrotoga sp. AM1P genome:
- a CDS encoding sensor histidine kinase, with translation MPNMQSINQNTLSDALPDFRNWGVILRSLLLVNGMALLVAIAQASSWQDILERIIDIAMLLQPVLLLNLSLLFVLNFWLARLSYKQGATVVLLLAMSVTLMIYHLGGRLYISTVDYGYFHSWRNALLSSVIAGLLLVYFQFRAHALSPALDKARLQALQARIRPHFLFNSINAVLGIVRANPRRAETALEDMADLFRMAMAHDGDLVTVRQEVALARQYLALEQLRLGERLKVNWYIDNMPDDALLPPLILQPLLENAVYHGIEPLAEGGIVEIKLYCNGNEMHLEIYNPRQEQGSHHVGNKIALSNIRERLALQFDVEASYKVEIGKDFYRVHIKLPYVKELLQSPSVT, from the coding sequence ATGCCAAATATGCAAAGTATAAATCAAAACACGCTGTCCGATGCGTTACCCGATTTTCGTAACTGGGGTGTCATATTGCGTAGCTTGTTGTTAGTCAATGGTATGGCACTGCTGGTTGCTATTGCACAGGCATCATCCTGGCAGGATATTCTGGAGCGCATAATAGACATCGCTATGCTGCTACAGCCGGTGTTGTTGTTGAATTTATCACTGTTGTTCGTGCTTAATTTCTGGTTAGCACGGCTGTCCTACAAGCAGGGCGCTACTGTAGTACTACTATTGGCAATGTCTGTCACATTGATGATTTACCATTTGGGGGGCAGGCTGTATATTTCCACTGTAGATTATGGATATTTCCATTCTTGGCGTAACGCCTTGCTCAGTAGTGTTATTGCGGGCCTTTTGTTGGTCTATTTTCAATTTCGTGCCCATGCTCTTTCCCCTGCACTGGATAAGGCTCGCTTGCAAGCCTTGCAGGCTCGTATCCGCCCACACTTCCTGTTTAACAGTATTAATGCAGTGCTGGGTATTGTTCGCGCCAACCCCAGGCGTGCTGAAACCGCATTGGAAGATATGGCCGATCTGTTCCGTATGGCAATGGCACACGATGGCGATTTAGTGACTGTGCGACAAGAAGTGGCGCTTGCGCGTCAGTACCTCGCGCTGGAACAATTACGCTTGGGCGAACGCCTCAAGGTAAACTGGTACATCGACAATATGCCGGATGATGCGTTACTGCCACCGCTGATCTTGCAGCCATTACTTGAAAATGCCGTATATCACGGCATTGAGCCGCTGGCCGAGGGCGGGATTGTCGAGATTAAGCTATATTGCAACGGCAATGAAATGCACCTTGAAATATATAATCCGCGTCAGGAACAAGGCAGCCACCATGTAGGCAACAAAATAGCATTGAGCAATATACGTGAACGTTTAGCGCTGCAATTTGATGTCGAAGCAAGTTATAAGGTTGAAATTGGCAAGGATTTTTACCGCGTGCATATCAAGCTGCCCTATGTTAAGGAACTTTTGCAGTCGCCTTCTGTCACTTGA
- a CDS encoding LytR/AlgR family response regulator transcription factor: MNNVEIPLTVFIVDDEPPARNRLKDLLTDCVEKLPLELVGEAGNGHEALDKLSEVQVDVVLVDIRMPKMDGIELAQHLNKLPKPPAIIFTTAYDVYAIQAFELHAVDYLLKPIRLGRLSEALIRARSAVPLANEKLQELAPEPRKNLAIHERGKIHLLPIEQVLYLRAELKYVTVRTVEREYLIEESLGALEKEFAARFIRIHRNCLVAKDEIAGFEKVVDEKNGESHWTVNLKQLNEMLPISRRQQFIVKEFG, from the coding sequence ATGAACAATGTTGAAATCCCCCTCACTGTTTTTATAGTGGATGACGAGCCGCCTGCACGCAATCGCCTTAAGGATCTACTCACCGATTGCGTTGAAAAACTGCCGCTGGAACTGGTAGGTGAAGCAGGCAATGGGCACGAGGCACTGGATAAGTTATCTGAAGTACAAGTAGACGTGGTGCTGGTAGATATTCGGATGCCGAAAATGGATGGAATCGAACTGGCGCAACATCTTAATAAGCTGCCTAAGCCACCAGCAATCATTTTTACCACAGCTTATGATGTTTACGCCATTCAGGCGTTTGAGTTGCATGCTGTTGATTATTTGCTTAAACCTATCCGGCTTGGGCGTTTATCCGAGGCTCTCATACGTGCACGTTCTGCCGTGCCTTTAGCGAATGAAAAATTACAGGAACTTGCCCCTGAGCCGCGTAAAAATCTTGCTATTCACGAACGTGGCAAGATCCATCTTCTTCCCATCGAGCAAGTGTTGTATCTACGTGCTGAGCTGAAATACGTTACTGTGCGCACAGTGGAACGTGAGTACCTGATTGAAGAATCGCTTGGCGCGCTGGAAAAGGAATTTGCCGCACGTTTCATTCGCATCCATCGCAATTGCTTGGTGGCAAAAGACGAGATTGCCGGCTTTGAAAAAGTGGTCGACGAGAAAAACGGTGAGTCACATTGGACAGTCAATCTCAAGCAATTAAATGAGATGTTGCCGATTAGTCGCAGACAGCAGTTTATTGTGAAAGAGTTTGGTTAG
- the ppc gene encoding phosphoenolpyruvate carboxylase translates to MKINAMNLLATPADISFKDIPLREDIRLLGRILGDTLREQEGDKTFDLVENVRRCAVLFRKTQDERDRHQLEQILDALSPRDTLSVVRAFSYFSQLSNIAEDLHHNRRRRAHLNAGSLPQEGSVQLALDRIQDKNISTEAIQAFLNKALISPVLTAHPTEVQRKSILDCQLIIASLLSDRDRINMTPDELADNEEALRRFVLILWHTRMLRTSKLTVPDEIKNGLTYYRYTFLSEIPKIYASLEKQIEARFDTRLRIPPFLRIGSWIGGDRDGNPFVTHQVMLDAAMRHSATVLEYYLAETHLLGTRLSLSTQLVKVSQELEAFAAQSPDKAVSREDEPYRRVLIAIYSRLVATTEQLGHHVKHLRAVGQDAKPYANAQEYIADLDIIIHSLEQHGALYLARGRVAYLRRAVEVFGFHLAPLDMRQHSGVHEQVVSELLAKAGTTNYLKLDEAGRCSALIMALQAGKVLANDLELFSDTAQGELQLMQVAAEIHHRFGHVALPNYIISKTDSVSDMLEVALMLQQAGLLDNDHELHLNIIPLFETITDLRNCGVIMNELFSIPFYRELLKSRDNTQEVMLGYSDSNKDGGYLTANWELYKAELELVKVFKKHGIELRLFHGRGGTVGRGGGPSYEAILAQPPGSVNAQIRITEQGEVIASKYSDPEIGRRNLEILIAATMEATLLHHHGDHNGSTMPEYLRIGEALSLDAFAAYRKLVYETPGFTDYFFAATPIREIAELNIGSRPSSRKASNNIEDLRAIPWVFSWSLNRVLLPGWYGFGSAIQQFIEREGETGLQQLQAMYQNWAFFRGLLSNMDMVLSKTDMGIASRYAELVPDESLRHTIFHMIETEWQRTVDMLFAITGATTLLESNPTLARSLTTRTPYIDPLNHLQVGLLHRHRSGDTHHLVKRAIHLTINGIAAGLRNSG, encoded by the coding sequence ATGAAGATAAACGCCATGAACTTGCTTGCCACGCCTGCCGACATATCATTTAAAGACATACCACTACGTGAAGACATTCGCCTGCTCGGACGTATCCTTGGTGACACCCTGCGCGAACAGGAGGGCGATAAAACCTTCGATTTAGTCGAGAACGTGCGACGCTGTGCAGTGCTTTTCCGCAAGACTCAGGACGAGCGAGATCGCCACCAACTGGAACAAATCCTGGATGCGTTGTCACCGCGCGACACGTTGTCCGTAGTTCGTGCTTTCAGTTATTTTTCGCAACTGTCCAACATTGCCGAAGACCTGCACCACAACCGTCGTCGTCGCGCACATCTCAATGCTGGCTCACTGCCACAAGAAGGAAGTGTGCAACTGGCTCTCGATCGTATACAGGACAAGAATATTTCTACCGAGGCCATACAGGCTTTTCTTAACAAGGCGTTGATCTCACCAGTGCTGACCGCACACCCTACCGAGGTGCAGCGCAAAAGCATTCTCGACTGCCAGCTCATCATCGCCAGCCTGCTATCAGACCGCGATCGAATCAACATGACACCGGACGAGCTTGCCGATAATGAAGAAGCCCTGCGCCGCTTCGTACTGATTCTGTGGCACACGCGCATGTTGCGCACTTCCAAATTAACAGTGCCGGATGAAATAAAGAATGGGCTAACCTATTATCGCTATACTTTTCTCAGTGAAATTCCCAAGATTTATGCCAGCCTGGAAAAGCAAATAGAAGCGCGCTTCGACACGCGCCTGCGCATTCCGCCATTTCTACGCATCGGCAGCTGGATCGGCGGCGACCGCGACGGCAACCCGTTCGTCACGCACCAGGTCATGCTGGACGCAGCCATGCGGCATTCAGCTACAGTACTGGAATACTATCTGGCGGAAACCCATCTGCTCGGTACACGACTGAGTCTGTCTACCCAACTGGTAAAAGTCAGCCAGGAGTTGGAAGCGTTTGCCGCGCAATCGCCGGACAAAGCGGTAAGTCGAGAAGATGAACCTTATCGCCGCGTGCTGATCGCCATCTACTCGCGTCTGGTGGCTACGACAGAACAACTTGGACACCACGTCAAGCACCTGCGTGCCGTTGGCCAAGATGCCAAACCTTACGCTAATGCGCAAGAATATATAGCCGATCTTGACATTATTATTCACTCACTGGAACAACACGGCGCGTTGTACCTGGCACGCGGGCGAGTGGCTTATCTGCGCCGGGCCGTCGAGGTATTCGGCTTCCATCTCGCACCGCTGGATATGCGTCAGCACAGTGGGGTGCATGAACAAGTAGTGAGTGAGTTGCTCGCCAAGGCAGGTACCACTAATTACCTCAAGCTGGATGAGGCAGGTCGTTGCAGTGCATTAATTATGGCGTTGCAGGCAGGCAAGGTATTGGCCAACGATTTGGAACTGTTCTCCGATACCGCACAAGGTGAGCTGCAACTGATGCAAGTGGCTGCAGAAATTCACCACCGCTTTGGTCACGTAGCATTGCCCAATTACATCATTTCCAAGACTGATTCAGTAAGTGACATGCTTGAAGTAGCACTAATGTTGCAACAGGCCGGCTTGCTGGACAACGATCATGAGCTGCACCTCAACATCATTCCGCTATTTGAGACCATCACTGACTTGCGCAATTGCGGCGTAATCATGAATGAATTATTCTCTATTCCGTTCTACCGGGAACTGCTAAAGAGCCGCGACAACACACAGGAAGTCATGCTGGGCTATTCCGACAGCAACAAAGATGGGGGTTACCTTACCGCCAATTGGGAACTCTACAAGGCTGAACTCGAACTGGTTAAAGTGTTCAAAAAGCATGGTATTGAATTACGCCTCTTCCACGGCCGTGGCGGTACGGTAGGGCGCGGGGGCGGCCCAAGCTACGAGGCCATTCTGGCGCAGCCGCCGGGCAGCGTAAACGCTCAAATTCGCATCACCGAACAAGGCGAAGTTATCGCCAGCAAATATTCCGACCCGGAAATTGGACGGCGCAATCTGGAAATTCTTATCGCCGCCACCATGGAAGCCACACTATTGCATCACCACGGCGATCATAATGGCAGCACCATGCCGGAATACCTCCGCATTGGGGAAGCGCTCAGTCTAGATGCCTTCGCCGCCTACCGCAAACTGGTTTATGAAACTCCCGGGTTTACCGATTATTTTTTCGCTGCCACACCGATTCGAGAAATTGCTGAACTCAACATCGGCAGTCGCCCCTCCTCGCGCAAGGCATCCAACAATATTGAAGATTTGCGCGCTATTCCTTGGGTATTCAGTTGGAGTTTGAACCGCGTACTGTTGCCAGGCTGGTACGGCTTTGGTAGCGCAATACAACAATTTATCGAACGTGAAGGCGAAACCGGACTGCAACAACTACAAGCCATGTATCAAAACTGGGCGTTTTTTCGCGGCCTGCTCTCTAACATGGACATGGTTCTGTCCAAAACCGATATGGGTATCGCCTCACGCTATGCCGAACTGGTGCCGGACGAAAGCTTGCGTCACACCATCTTCCACATGATAGAAACGGAATGGCAACGCACTGTGGACATGCTGTTCGCAATCACCGGCGCAACCACTTTGCTGGAGAGCAACCCAACCTTGGCGCGCAGCCTTACCACGCGTACTCCCTATATCGACCCGCTTAACCACCTGCAAGTTGGGTTATTACACCGCCACCGCTCGGGCGACACCCACCACCTAGTGAAACGTGCGATACACCTGACAATTAACGGAATTGCGGCGGGATTGAGGAATAGCGGATAG
- the hemC gene encoding hydroxymethylbilane synthase translates to MNQVSQTQTIPAKLVIVSRESALAMWQAEFIRDRLRALYQQTEISILGMTTQGDQILDITLSKIGGKGLFVKELETALEDGRADIAVHSLKDVPMHLPQGFMLACIGKREDARDAFVSNLHANLEALPPGSVVGTSSLRRESQLRARFSHLKIESLRGNVQTRLRKLDEGKYAAIILAAAGLKRLGLGDRIRDLISPENSLPAVGQGALGIECLISRPDLEVLLRPLHHADTAACVQAERALSRALAGSCQVPLGGFAEIVGNELRLRGFVGSPDGKRMAHAELCGSTADPEALGNAVAQALRAQGADEILATL, encoded by the coding sequence ATGAATCAGGTATCTCAGACGCAAACCATTCCCGCAAAACTGGTCATCGTATCGCGTGAAAGCGCGTTGGCAATGTGGCAGGCAGAATTTATCCGTGATCGGCTGCGCGCATTATACCAACAAACTGAAATCAGCATATTGGGCATGACCACGCAAGGCGATCAAATTCTTGATATAACGCTGTCTAAAATTGGTGGCAAGGGTTTATTCGTGAAAGAGCTTGAGACTGCGCTGGAAGATGGACGCGCTGATATTGCGGTGCACTCGCTGAAGGATGTGCCCATGCATTTGCCACAGGGGTTTATGTTGGCCTGTATCGGCAAGCGTGAAGATGCGCGCGATGCTTTTGTGTCTAACCTCCATGCCAATCTCGAAGCGCTACCGCCGGGCAGTGTGGTCGGCACTTCCAGCTTACGCCGCGAAAGTCAGTTGCGTGCCCGTTTCTCCCACCTGAAAATTGAGTCATTGCGAGGTAATGTGCAGACCCGTTTGCGCAAACTGGACGAAGGCAAATATGCTGCCATCATACTCGCCGCTGCGGGTTTGAAACGTTTGGGCTTGGGCGATCGTATTCGCGATTTAATTTCTCCTGAGAATAGCCTGCCGGCAGTCGGTCAGGGTGCGCTGGGTATTGAATGTCTCATTTCCCGCCCTGATCTGGAAGTACTGTTGCGACCACTACACCATGCGGACACTGCTGCTTGTGTGCAGGCGGAACGTGCCTTGAGCCGTGCGCTGGCGGGTAGCTGCCAAGTGCCGCTAGGTGGTTTTGCAGAAATAGTGGGCAATGAGCTGCGCTTGCGAGGTTTTGTCGGCAGCCCGGATGGCAAGCGCATGGCGCATGCCGAACTATGTGGTTCAACCGCCGATCCTGAAGCATTAGGTAATGCCGTGGCGCAAGCTTTGCGCGCGCAAGGCGCGGATGAGATTCTGGCTACTCTATGA
- a CDS encoding uroporphyrinogen-III synthase, which produces MMQQQPLAGLNIVVTRPREQAMQLAQRIAQAGGQATLFPLLEVSPVLDSQPLCALITRLHEFNLAIFISPNAVRYGMEAINAASEFSLPNQLDFPRSSPLANGTDVGNNTGEGNVGVSTEQYNALPTTLKIATVGQGSVRALRDYGVKNIIAPQDRFDSEALLALPELKQIAGWRVVIFRGNGGRELLGNTLKARGAKVEYVTCYQRARPRQNASMLLAANPDAITVTSSEALGYLWAMLDNMAKKRLATVPLFVPHARIAEIAHKLGWSEVVPTEVGDDGLISGLIAWAKKNAANRIGNKL; this is translated from the coding sequence ATGATGCAACAGCAGCCACTAGCCGGATTGAACATCGTGGTGACTCGCCCGCGCGAGCAGGCAATGCAATTGGCACAACGCATAGCACAGGCTGGGGGGCAAGCCACCCTGTTTCCTCTGTTGGAAGTTAGCCCGGTGCTTGACTCGCAGCCCTTGTGTGCGCTTATCACCCGTTTGCATGAATTCAATCTTGCTATTTTTATTAGCCCCAATGCAGTGCGTTATGGCATGGAAGCTATCAACGCTGCAAGCGAATTTTCCCTCCCTAATCAGCTGGATTTTCCTCGCTCCTCTCCTCTTGCAAATGGAACAGATGTGGGCAATAACACGGGAGAGGGTAACGTTGGTGTTTCAACCGAACAATATAATGCGTTGCCAACGACCTTAAAAATTGCGACGGTAGGACAAGGTAGTGTTCGCGCACTGCGCGATTACGGTGTAAAAAATATCATCGCGCCGCAAGATCGTTTCGATAGCGAAGCATTGCTGGCGCTACCGGAATTAAAACAGATTGCAGGCTGGCGTGTGGTGATTTTTCGCGGCAATGGTGGACGTGAGTTATTGGGCAATACCCTTAAAGCGCGTGGCGCCAAGGTTGAGTACGTTACGTGTTACCAACGTGCCAGGCCGCGTCAGAATGCCTCCATGCTACTTGCTGCCAATCCAGATGCAATTACAGTAACCAGCAGTGAGGCGTTAGGTTATCTGTGGGCCATGCTGGATAACATGGCGAAAAAACGGCTTGCCACTGTGCCACTATTCGTGCCGCACGCACGTATTGCCGAAATTGCACATAAGTTGGGTTGGAGCGAGGTGGTGCCGACTGAAGTAGGGGATGACGGCCTGATATCGGGTTTGATAGCATGGGCAAAGAAAAATGCTGCAAACAGAATTGGAAATAAGCTATGA
- a CDS encoding uroporphyrinogen-III C-methyltransferase: MTQQAPPAEQINSAMPETMAAPTASSHNSMENIISRISIMKVVLAVVLVVFLWQWFDTHLQINNMQQELARRLAEMDGNNKANQVLMTQVKESMRELSVKVGVLEAHSAEAQNQRAALESLYQDLSGSRDETVLAEVEQMLLIAGQQLQLSANVKAALIAMQQADDRLKRMDRAALNGLRKAISRDIDKLRTLPDVDVPGINFRLDNLIAEVDTLPLVQDIAHVPQEKNVIMTTPVREEGAWQRLMREIWEDMKRLVRIENMQKRELPLLSPTQTFFLRENLKLRLLSARLGLLSRDEKSFKHDLQSAQEWIVRYFDAKSTRGAQAVTTLQKLRESSINIEMPDVSASLEAARNYRSSLGKGLR; this comes from the coding sequence ATGACCCAGCAAGCGCCGCCCGCCGAACAAATTAATTCTGCCATGCCGGAGACTATGGCAGCACCTACCGCTTCGTCTCATAATTCAATGGAAAATATCATTTCCCGCATAAGTATTATGAAGGTGGTCCTGGCTGTGGTCCTGGTAGTATTTTTATGGCAGTGGTTTGATACCCACCTCCAGATTAATAATATGCAGCAGGAATTGGCGCGCCGCTTGGCTGAAATGGATGGGAACAACAAGGCCAACCAAGTGTTAATGACGCAAGTGAAAGAGTCCATGCGCGAGCTGTCTGTCAAAGTTGGCGTGCTGGAAGCCCATTCTGCCGAAGCACAAAATCAGCGTGCTGCGCTGGAGTCGTTGTATCAGGATTTGTCCGGCAGCCGCGACGAGACAGTGCTGGCTGAAGTGGAGCAGATGCTGTTGATTGCTGGGCAGCAATTGCAACTTTCTGCCAATGTGAAAGCGGCGTTAATTGCCATGCAGCAGGCCGATGATCGCCTTAAACGCATGGATCGTGCCGCCTTAAATGGATTACGTAAGGCTATCAGTCGCGACATTGACAAGTTGCGTACATTGCCAGATGTGGATGTGCCGGGTATCAATTTCCGCCTCGATAATCTTATCGCCGAAGTCGATACCTTGCCGCTGGTACAGGATATTGCGCATGTGCCACAGGAAAAAAATGTCATTATGACCACGCCGGTACGTGAGGAGGGCGCATGGCAAAGGTTAATGCGCGAAATCTGGGAAGACATGAAACGCTTGGTGCGCATCGAAAATATGCAGAAGCGTGAGTTGCCGCTATTGTCGCCTACACAAACGTTCTTTTTGCGCGAAAACTTGAAGTTACGCTTATTGTCAGCACGTCTTGGTTTGTTGTCGCGCGACGAAAAGAGCTTTAAACATGATCTGCAGTCGGCGCAGGAATGGATAGTGCGCTATTTTGATGCCAAATCCACCCGGGGTGCGCAGGCTGTCACGACCTTGCAGAAGTTGCGGGAATCCAGCATAAACATTGAAATGCCGGATGTCAGTGCGAGCCTGGAAGCCGCGCGTAACTATCGTTCTTCGCTCGGTAAGGGGTTGCGATGA
- a CDS encoding heme biosynthesis HemY N-terminal domain-containing protein encodes MKFLVWLLGLFSLAVALKLAAHNPGYVLLVYPPYRIEVSLTLFLLMMLALLVLGYFTVRLALSAIRLPAYVRQFRMERAHSKGHSAMMEALDAFFEGRFAVAEKAAVRAMELGESSGLNPVIAARAAHELREFERRDAYLATADNESVGVSTMRLMAQAKFNLDQHQPQAALQSLKELRESGVKGHVGALHLELRAQQQARNWDAILDIVDQLEKRSAMDGVAVAQIRQQAWLEKIRAHTLDAPALLAIWKSTPGEFKRRPKVVAAAARAFIHQGDCRNARQIITDRLNAAWDSDLVMLYGECLTGEAGSYIEQAERWLKQHPDDAGLLLVLGKLCLHQGLWSKAQNYLDASNSIAPSSVAYTTLGHLSEKLQQPDEAFKYFQKAMALTQGK; translated from the coding sequence ATGAAATTCCTGGTGTGGCTACTGGGATTATTCTCGCTGGCCGTGGCGCTGAAGTTGGCAGCACACAATCCCGGCTACGTGTTGTTAGTGTATCCGCCCTATCGTATTGAGGTGTCGCTGACCTTGTTTTTGCTGATGATGTTAGCCTTGTTGGTGCTGGGATATTTCACCGTGCGCTTGGCGCTGTCCGCCATCCGCCTTCCCGCTTACGTGCGCCAGTTCCGCATGGAACGTGCTCACAGCAAAGGTCACTCAGCCATGATGGAAGCGCTTGACGCGTTCTTCGAGGGGCGCTTTGCGGTAGCAGAAAAAGCTGCGGTACGCGCGATGGAATTAGGTGAAAGTTCCGGCCTCAACCCTGTTATTGCAGCACGTGCAGCACATGAGTTGCGTGAATTCGAGAGGCGAGATGCTTACCTGGCTACAGCCGATAATGAGTCGGTAGGTGTATCCACCATGCGCTTAATGGCGCAAGCCAAATTTAATCTCGATCAACATCAACCTCAAGCCGCGCTTCAATCGCTAAAAGAGTTGCGCGAGAGCGGAGTAAAAGGACATGTTGGCGCGCTTCATCTTGAGCTTAGGGCACAGCAACAGGCGCGAAATTGGGACGCAATACTGGATATTGTAGATCAATTGGAAAAGCGCAGTGCAATGGACGGCGTCGCTGTTGCGCAGATACGCCAGCAAGCTTGGCTGGAAAAAATCCGCGCACACACGCTGGATGCTCCCGCGTTGCTGGCCATTTGGAAAAGTACCCCTGGGGAGTTCAAAAGGCGCCCTAAAGTTGTAGCGGCTGCTGCACGTGCTTTCATCCATCAAGGGGATTGTCGTAACGCAAGGCAGATTATCACTGACAGACTGAACGCGGCATGGGATAGCGATTTGGTAATGCTCTATGGGGAATGTCTGACGGGCGAAGCAGGAAGCTATATTGAACAGGCAGAGCGTTGGCTCAAGCAGCATCCTGACGATGCCGGATTATTGTTGGTGCTGGGGAAGCTGTGTTTGCATCAGGGGTTATGGAGTAAAGCTCAAAACTATCTGGATGCCAGTAACAGCATTGCACCCAGCAGCGTTGCGTATACTACGCTCGGTCATTTGTCGGAGAAATTGCAGCAACCGGATGAGGCATTTAAATATTTTCAAAAAGCAATGGCGTTGACGCAGGGTAAATAA
- the thiE gene encoding thiamine phosphate synthase yields MNPAYAIKGVYAITPDCADTTDLLHRVRLALTGEVRVLQYRNKSANTTQRLEQAHALRKLTREFAIPFIVNDDAQLAAQVDADGVHLGVADGSVDTARATLGRHKIIGISCYNRLSLAQDAVHAGADYVAFGAFFPSTIKPNAEVADIKLLQQARAELSVPLVAIGGITPHNAASLVHAGADALAVISALFGAKDIIATAKKLSTLFNSSRFENNKN; encoded by the coding sequence ATGAATCCAGCGTACGCCATTAAAGGCGTTTACGCCATTACGCCAGACTGCGCTGACACCACAGACTTGCTGCATCGCGTGCGACTGGCGCTGACAGGCGAAGTACGGGTTCTGCAGTATCGCAATAAATCAGCAAATACCACGCAGCGACTGGAACAGGCTCACGCCTTACGCAAACTGACGCGTGAATTTGCCATACCGTTTATTGTAAATGACGATGCCCAACTAGCGGCGCAGGTAGATGCAGACGGCGTGCATTTAGGTGTAGCGGATGGGAGCGTTGATACGGCGCGTGCCACACTGGGCAGGCATAAAATCATCGGCATTTCTTGCTATAACCGTCTATCACTGGCTCAGGATGCAGTTCATGCAGGTGCAGATTACGTGGCCTTCGGAGCGTTTTTTCCCTCAACCATCAAGCCCAACGCTGAAGTGGCAGATATTAAGCTATTGCAGCAGGCACGCGCCGAACTTTCCGTACCGCTGGTAGCAATAGGTGGCATCACCCCGCACAATGCCGCATCGTTAGTGCATGCCGGTGCAGATGCGCTGGCGGTGATTTCGGCTTTATTTGGCGCGAAGGACATCATCGCGACCGCAAAAAAATTGTCCACGTTATTTAATTCAAGTCGATTCGAAAATAATAAAAATTAG
- the thiD gene encoding bifunctional hydroxymethylpyrimidine kinase/phosphomethylpyrimidine kinase — translation MSDIPPIVLTFGATDPSGGAGLQADILTIASMGCHPLSVVTAITVQDTGGVDDILPIDAEWVSDQARAVLEDMPVAAFKIGLLGSVENIAAIAEVISDYPDIPLVFDPVLASGRGDELADEDMLDALRELLLPQTTILTPNSIEARRLIQDEDNDEDNPDLAECAKRIIQLGCEYVLVTGTHEHTPKVINTLYGENGLLVRSDSWARLSGIYHGSGCTLASAIASLLANGLSMNEAVKEAQEFTWQALQYAFRPGMGQHIPDRLFWARDDEEDESSVRH, via the coding sequence ATGTCTGATATCCCGCCTATTGTCCTTACTTTTGGTGCCACCGATCCCAGCGGGGGGGCAGGTTTGCAGGCTGATATTCTGACTATTGCCAGCATGGGCTGTCATCCCTTGTCTGTTGTGACGGCAATCACGGTACAGGACACTGGCGGGGTAGATGACATCTTGCCAATTGATGCTGAGTGGGTATCGGATCAGGCACGCGCCGTGCTGGAAGACATGCCCGTGGCAGCGTTCAAAATCGGTCTGCTGGGCAGTGTAGAGAATATTGCGGCGATTGCTGAAGTGATCTCAGACTATCCCGATATTCCATTGGTATTTGACCCGGTACTGGCATCCGGCCGTGGCGATGAACTGGCCGATGAGGACATGTTGGATGCACTGCGCGAGCTGTTATTACCGCAGACCACTATCCTGACACCGAATAGCATAGAAGCACGCCGCCTCATTCAAGATGAGGATAATGACGAAGATAACCCCGACCTGGCCGAGTGTGCTAAGCGCATCATACAGCTTGGTTGTGAATATGTACTTGTGACTGGCACACACGAGCATACACCCAAAGTAATTAACACTCTTTACGGCGAGAACGGCTTACTAGTCCGTAGCGATAGCTGGGCACGTCTGTCAGGCATTTACCATGGCTCCGGCTGCACACTGGCCTCGGCCATTGCCTCTTTGCTGGCAAACGGCCTGTCGATGAATGAAGCGGTGAAAGAAGCTCAGGAGTTCACTTGGCAGGCATTGCAATATGCCTTCCGCCCCGGCATGGGACAACACATTCCAGATCGTTTATTTTGGGCTCGTGATGACGAAGAGGATGAATCCAGCGTACGCCATTAA
- a CDS encoding rubredoxin produces MTPNPEYKTYMCLICGWLYDEATGSPEDGILPGTRWEDVPVNWTCPECGARKEDFDMVEF; encoded by the coding sequence ATGACCCCGAACCCTGAATATAAAACCTATATGTGCCTTATTTGCGGCTGGCTGTACGACGAAGCCACTGGCTCCCCGGAAGATGGTATCTTGCCCGGCACGCGCTGGGAAGATGTGCCTGTTAACTGGACTTGCCCGGAATGCGGGGCGCGTAAGGAAGATTTTGATATGGTTGAATTTTAA